The sequence ATTTCTAATTCGGCGGGAATTCCGGACTCGACCACAGGGGAAGGGATCTGGGAAGGAGGAAAGTATATATGGGCTCTCTCGAAAAACGTGGAGTTTGGGAACTTTACTATTCCGGTCGTTCCTTTAGAGATACAACTGGAATCCAATTTCAGAAGAAATAGGCAGGATCGGGCAGAAGCGATCATTACAGCGTTAAAACGTGATGGCTTTGATGAACAGCTTTTAAGGAAAGCATTATCTTCTCCACATTTGGCTGCATTTTTTAAACGGATGTGGCAAAGTAAATCGCTTGACCATAAATAGAAAGGATAGATGGTTATTGACAAAAATAGACCGCCTTGTTGATCTCTTCGAAGCCAGCCGGAATCCAGAAAATGCGATACCGATGCAAAACTATATGAAAGGCAACTTTCTGTTTTTGGGAATAAAAACACCAGAAAGAAGAGAGCTGCTAAAACGTTATTTTCTGGAAACACAGATTTTAAAAGAACCGTTTCAGCATGAATTCGTTTTGACTTTATGGGAACTAGAGAAGCGGGAGTATCAGTACGCGGCTCTTGATTACATAAGCCGTTCCATTAAAAAGCTTTCCAAAGAAGATTTGCCGCTGATGGAGAAGCTGATCACCACTAAATCATGGTGGGATACGGTTGATATGCTTGCAGCCCATCCTATAGGAAGGATTGCGAAAGAATCACCAGAAGTAATCCAGGAGACAATCGAGGAATGGGCATATGGGGATCATTTATGGCTTAGGCGAACCGCGATTCTTTTTCAGCTTGGTTATAAAAAAGAGACGGATGAAGGCTTGTTATACCGTTATATCTTACAAAATGCTGACAGCAAAGAGTTTTTCATCCAGAAGGCGATTGGCTGGGCTTTACGGGAATACTCGAAGACAAACGCTGCGTCTGTTAAAAAATTTATCCAAGATAACGAGCTTCCAAAGCTTAGTATTCGTGAGGGAAGCAAATATTTATAATAAGTGATTAGCGAATAGACGCTTATAGTGAATCTATTTTTATAGAATTTATTAGGGAGCAGGGACATATATGTTTTTTATGTTATTTACAGTGAGTCTAATCCTATCTATAACAGGCGGGGTATTGTTGAGTAAAAATGAACAAGTCATAGGTTTTACATTACTGGCATTGGGATTGATTCTTTTCTTTCTGACAACCATTTTTTATAGGAGTAAAAAAGGGAAAAAGACTGATTGTTTCCCAGACTGTGACTTTTTTGACTGCGATGGCGGAGGATTAGACTGTAAAGGTCCGGATTGCACATAAAATGATAAGAGATATCATAACTCTGCAATTTATTCCTTGTCACAGAAAAAGGGAGCGTTCTTTAATTATAGGAAATTTTCATTTCCCGCTATGCTATCGCTGTATGTTCATTCTGATCGGATACTTTTTTGTTCCCTTTCTATTTTGGTTAGAGGCAAACATCCCTTTATACATAGGAATTTTATTGAATCTACCGATGATCATAGATGGAGTAACCCAAGCAAAGAAACTGAGGACGAGCAATAATTTTTTAAGAAGTACAACTGGTTTAATGGCTGGATTAGGTCAAGCAATTATTATAAAAAGTTCTGTATTATTCCTTGGACATCTATTGATCACCCTTTAATGATCTCGAAGGCAGCGGACAAGCCTTTTTTGACCGATATTGCTATAATTGTGAAATACATAATGATAGAAAGTAGGGACTTTTCGTGGAGATAGGTTTGAGCACGTTTGTAGAAACAACACCGGATGTGAAATCTGGTAAAGTAATGAGTCATGCGCAAAGAATTCGTGAAGTGGTAGAGGAGATTGTGCTTGCCGATCAGGTCGGATTAGATGTGTTTGGAGTCGGGGAGCATCACCGTGAAGATTATGCTGCTTCAGCTCCTGCGGTCATCTTGGCTGCTGCTGCTTCACAGACAAAGCGAATTCGTTTGACAAGTGCAGTTACGGTCCTTTCTTCTGACGATCCTGTTAGAGTGTTTCAGGATTTTGCGACGCTCGATGCGATTTCGAATGGCCGTGCGGAAATTATGGCGGGCCGTGGATCTTTTATCGAATCCTTCCCCCTGTTTGGATATGATTTAAAAGATTATGATGAGTTGTATGATGAAAAGCTAGATTTGTTATTGAAAATACGGGAATCTGAAAAAGTAACCTGGAGCGGGAAGCATCGTCCTGTGATTCATAATCGGGGTGTATATCCGCGCCCAGTTCAGGATCCATTACCCGTTTGGATTGGCAGCGGCGGTACTCCTGATTCTGTTGTCCGTGCAGGGCTGCTAGGATTGCCGCTAGTGCTGGCGATCATTGGCGGCCGTCCGCTGCAGTTTGCACCACTCGTCCGACTTTATAAGCAGGCGGCTGAACAGGCTGGTCATGATGTTTCGAAGCTGACAGTTGCTTCTCACTCACACGGTTTTGTTGGAGAAACAACTGAGGCAGCGGCTGATCAATTTTTCCCATCTACGCAATATGCCATGAATAAATTAGGACGTGAACGGGGCTGGGGACAATATGATAGAGCAAGTTTCGATTTTGCCCGCAGTTTTGAAGAAGCGTTATATGTAGGAGATCCGCAAACTGTGGCTGAAAAAATTATCTACTTACGCAAAAATGTGGGCATCACACGCTTTATGCTGCACTGTCCAGTCGGTACAATGCCGCATGAAGATGTCATGAAGTCGATTGAATTGCTAGGAAAAGAAGTAGCGCCTAGGGTACGGGAAGAAGTCGCTCGGTGGGAAATTGAGCAAAATTAAACGGATTATAAGCGTAAAATGGGAAAAAAGTGCTAAGTGCTTGTTGTTAATCTAAGAATGCATGGTATAATAAATTTAGAATATTACCATATTATTAAAAAGAGCCTGGCGGCAACCAGACTCTTCGATACAGCGTTACTGCAAGAAGTGCAGTGGCCAAAAGGGAATAGTAACCTAGCCCAGACCTTATAGCCGAGGAGGGCAGGTTACTTTTTTTTCGTAACTGCAATGATTGCTACAATCAGTGATCCAAACATTATCATCAGCTGGAGTCCTTCTGAAACTGAAATCATGCAACACCACCCCCTTTCACAGGGAGTAGCCACCGCCCATCCTGCTTACACTGTATGAGTAAATGATAGCATAATATAGTAAAAATAGGAACATTTGTTCTATTGTTTTTTTAAGCGGGTTTCCCAAAAAAGATAGAATCTGGGAGTGCGTTTTTTATTTTTTATGGAACATTATCATGGTCCGTCCGTAAATAAATACAAGTAATTAGGGGAGGAATTAAAAATGAGAAGCGGTAATCCAAGTTTAAGAGGAAATACATTTGATGCCTATGCAGGAATGGGTGGCGGCCATGTGATGACCATCCAGGGCACTGTCAATAAAACGTTCATTCTTTTATTGTTAATAATCGCATCCGCAGGTTTTACCTGGTTTCAATATTTTTCAGGCGTCAATATTGTGCCGCATTTAGTGATCGGTGTAATAGGAGTTTTAATCCTTTCATTAGTAACGGTGTTCTGGAAAAAAGCTGCACCTGTAACTGCACCGATGTATGCAATTTTTGAAGGATTATTTGTCGGGGGCATTTCGGGACTTTATGAAAGCGAGTTTCAGGGGATTACCATTACGGCGGTTACTTTAACGTTCGCGATTCTTATTGGTCTTTTAATGGTTTATAAATCAGGGTTAATTAAAGTGACACATAACTTTAGATTAGGCGTTGCTGCTGCTACATTGGGAATTTTCTTAGCCTATTTAACTAGTTTTATCCTAGGTTTATTTGGAATTACAGTTCCTTTTATTCATGATGCCACTCCGATCGGCATTTTGATCAGTGTTGGCATTGTTATTATTGCAGCATTGAACCTTGTACTAGATTTCGATTTTATCGAAAAAGGTGCAGCGATTGGCTGTCCGAAATACATGGAATGGTATGGCGCCTTTGGCTTAATGGTCACACTTGTATGGCTATATTTAGAGATTCTTCGATTGCTTGCAAAAATTAACTCGCGAAAATAAAAAAATATAAATGTAAAGAATAGTGATGATAAAAAAACATTGTATTTTTCATTTTAAAGCGTGTTCCCAATAGAATTTGGGAACGCGCTTTTATTAGGTTTTCTTTCTTTATTAAATATTTTAAATTACAAAGCCAAAAACCGTCGCCGTTCGTCTAATAGGTGAGAGGCTTGGAGGTGTTTAATATTCATCGGTTGGTGGAGAAAGCTCAAATAGGAAATCATCGGGCGTTTTTAAAGCTTTTTAGCGAGTACGAAAAAGATATTTATCGGGCGGCTTTTGTTTATGTTAAAAATCAAGCGGATGCCCTCGATGTTGTACAAGAAACAGCTTATCGTTCTTTTAAATCGATCAAGAACCTGAAGGAACCTAAATACTTTAAAACGTGGTTGTTCAGAATTGCAATCAGCTGCTCGATTGATATTTTACGTAAACAGAAAAAGGTCGTTCCTTTTATACCTGAAGTTCAGGAAGCCCTTTTGCAGGATGAAGAGGAGGATCTCCCGTTAACGTTGTCTTTACAAGATTTGATCACGTTATTGGAGAACGAGGAGAAGGATGTCATTATTTTAAGATTTTATCATGACTATACCCTTAAGGAAGTGGCAGAAACACTAGAAATTCCACTGGGTACAGCGAAAACGATTCTTTACCGGGCACTGAAAAAGCTGCGGAAAGAATGGAAGGGAGATCGTTCATATGGGAAATAAAGTCCAATCTGAAATGGATAAAATAGAGATTCCAGCTGAACTTCATCAACGAAGTAAACAAGGCGTTCTGAAAGCAAAAGCAGAAATGAGCGGAAAACAATCATTTCGATTAAAAGGAATAGCTGCACTGGCTGCCAGCTTGCTCGTTCTCGTTGGGAGCTATAGTGTATATACGAATCATTTTCAAAACGAAGTTCAAGAGTCAGAACCTATTCACGATTCTCCGATTTTGAATGAAGAAGGGATATTTATCCCATCTATTGAATTACCTGAGAAAACAGATGGTACGGAGATGGATATGATTGGACTGATTGTTTACAACGGGAAAATCTATACGCAGACTGACACTAAGATTGAACCGGACCAAGCAAAAGCATTGTTGGGAGAAAAGCTGGGCAGAACAAAGGGGAGCATTGATGAATGGAGTTCTCAGGATGATTATGCGGTTGAGTTTGCTTCTTCCATAGGTGAAATGGACGTGTACGCCGTTCAAGGGTACGATAAGGATTTCCGAATCATTGCGTTCGAGGAAAGGCAAGGAGAAGTATTTGCGGAATTTTATGAGTGCTTGAATGGAATAACGATCCAAGATGGTGAAGATATTTTCGGCAAGTTAAAGATAGCTGGAAATGTAGTCAGCGCCCAGTATAGAAATTTTAGTGATTGGGACAATGGAATCAATCAGTATTATCCTATTGAGAACGAAGAAGTGTTAAATGCTTTTGTGGAAGAGCTTAACAACGCAGTTCCATACAGCTATCAAAAGGTTGAGCCCACTTTAGGTGATTATCGTAATGATGAAGCATACAAACGATTGAATCTGATTTTGGCGGATGGGTCTCAGGTTGATTTAGTCGTAATCAAAGACGGATATGTCCGCTATGGATTCACCGATGTTTATTTTAAAATGGAAGATGAAATATTTACGAAAATGTGGGAGCAAATGAATTGAATTTACGGGTGTCGTTACCCCGGGATAACAAAAGCATCAACGTACTGGGGACATCAATTTTTCATTATAGAAGGATATAATATTTCGTGTCTTTTCCTTAAATGGGAAAAGGCATTTTTTTTAAGCATATGATCAAAAAAAATTGAAAAACTAAGATTTAAAGGCAGTGCGGAATTAATTCCTGGAGGCGATAAGTAGTGAAACAATATTTTGTAAATAAAGTGGCTGCGGACAATGGAGATCATGAGGTTCATGAAGAAAGTTGTATGAATCCTCCTAGCGAAGCAAAAAGACATTATTTAGGCTCTTTTTCAAATTGTAGAGAAGCAGTAGCAAAGGCGAAAGAAATATATGAAACGACGAATGGCTGCTTTCATTGTTGTAGAGAGTGTCATACTACATAACTTATAAATTTTAATTGTCTTAAATATCATATTAAATGAAATCAGCAGCTCATGTATTTTATTCCTCATTATCATTTCAAAATCACTATTAATCTATCAATTATCAACTAATCTATAGAATTTTCCGCACATGTATCACCATATTAAAAACATATAAGCATACTGGTTCCTGTCGATTTTTATAAAAGCTGAATATACAAAAAGTTTGACTCTTTGCAATGTGAATAATTTAAAATAAAAAGGGAGCAAATTTTTGAGAGAAAAAGAGGATTAATATGGAAAAAATCATTATTTTGTTATTAGCCGTTATTGGCGGTGCTGCAGTAGCTGTTCAAAGTCAGGTAAATGGAGGTTTGGGGAGGAAAATCGGGGTTCTCGAAGGTTCTTTTATTTCCTTCTTAGTGGGAACGCTCATTTTATTTTTTGCTGTTTTATTCTTTGGCAAAGGAAACCTTCTTGCAACCTTCGAGGTTCCGAACTGGCAATTAATCGGCGGGCTGTTAGGGGCATTATATGTTGTTATCAATATTTTTGCTGTTCCTAAAATAGGTGTCGCATCAACCCTGATAGCCGTAGTTGCCGGACAAATTGCGATTGGTGCAGTCATTGATCACTTTGGCCTATTTGGCGGTACGAGGATCCCAATCGACGGTACGAAATTTTTTGCACTATTGCTGATGTTCGTTTCGATATATTTGTTTAATAAGTAGAACCTGCATAATATGAGAGCACTAATCATTGAAGCAGTATAGTTATTTATGTCCAAATTACATACGATGAAAAACGCTCAGAATGTTTTTTCTGAGCGTTTTTTCTTGAGTTATATTT comes from Bacillus oleivorans and encodes:
- a CDS encoding DUF2085 domain-containing protein, which translates into the protein MIRDIITLQFIPCHRKRERSLIIGNFHFPLCYRCMFILIGYFFVPFLFWLEANIPLYIGILLNLPMIIDGVTQAKKLRTSNNFLRSTTGLMAGLGQAIIIKSSVLFLGHLLITL
- a CDS encoding putative holin-like toxin; protein product: MISVSEGLQLMIMFGSLIVAIIAVTKKK
- a CDS encoding sigma-70 family RNA polymerase sigma factor, with product MFNIHRLVEKAQIGNHRAFLKLFSEYEKDIYRAAFVYVKNQADALDVVQETAYRSFKSIKNLKEPKYFKTWLFRIAISCSIDILRKQKKVVPFIPEVQEALLQDEEEDLPLTLSLQDLITLLENEEKDVIILRFYHDYTLKEVAETLEIPLGTAKTILYRALKKLRKEWKGDRSYGK
- a CDS encoding LLM class flavin-dependent oxidoreductase, with protein sequence MEIGLSTFVETTPDVKSGKVMSHAQRIREVVEEIVLADQVGLDVFGVGEHHREDYAASAPAVILAAAASQTKRIRLTSAVTVLSSDDPVRVFQDFATLDAISNGRAEIMAGRGSFIESFPLFGYDLKDYDELYDEKLDLLLKIRESEKVTWSGKHRPVIHNRGVYPRPVQDPLPVWIGSGGTPDSVVRAGLLGLPLVLAIIGGRPLQFAPLVRLYKQAAEQAGHDVSKLTVASHSHGFVGETTEAAADQFFPSTQYAMNKLGRERGWGQYDRASFDFARSFEEALYVGDPQTVAEKIIYLRKNVGITRFMLHCPVGTMPHEDVMKSIELLGKEVAPRVREEVARWEIEQN
- a CDS encoding DNA alkylation repair protein yields the protein MTKIDRLVDLFEASRNPENAIPMQNYMKGNFLFLGIKTPERRELLKRYFLETQILKEPFQHEFVLTLWELEKREYQYAALDYISRSIKKLSKEDLPLMEKLITTKSWWDTVDMLAAHPIGRIAKESPEVIQETIEEWAYGDHLWLRRTAILFQLGYKKETDEGLLYRYILQNADSKEFFIQKAIGWALREYSKTNAASVKKFIQDNELPKLSIREGSKYL
- a CDS encoding DMT family transporter, encoding MEKIIILLLAVIGGAAVAVQSQVNGGLGRKIGVLEGSFISFLVGTLILFFAVLFFGKGNLLATFEVPNWQLIGGLLGALYVVINIFAVPKIGVASTLIAVVAGQIAIGAVIDHFGLFGGTRIPIDGTKFFALLLMFVSIYLFNK
- a CDS encoding Bax inhibitor-1/YccA family protein, with product MRSGNPSLRGNTFDAYAGMGGGHVMTIQGTVNKTFILLLLIIASAGFTWFQYFSGVNIVPHLVIGVIGVLILSLVTVFWKKAAPVTAPMYAIFEGLFVGGISGLYESEFQGITITAVTLTFAILIGLLMVYKSGLIKVTHNFRLGVAAATLGIFLAYLTSFILGLFGITVPFIHDATPIGILISVGIVIIAALNLVLDFDFIEKGAAIGCPKYMEWYGAFGLMVTLVWLYLEILRLLAKINSRK